The proteins below are encoded in one region of Paralysiella testudinis:
- the dnaX gene encoding DNA polymerase III subunit gamma/tau: MAYQVLARKWRPKKFADLVGQEHVVKALVNALGKGRLHHAYLLTGTRGVGKTTIARILAKSLNCPHAEAGEPCGVCDSCTQIDAGRYVDLLEIDAASNTGIDNIREVLENAQYAPTLGRYKVYIIDEVHMLSKSAFNAMLKTLEEPPEHVKFILATTDPHKVPITVLSRCLQFVLRNLNVQQVHDHLAHVLTTENTAYEDAALQLLGRAAMGSMRDALSLLDQAIAMGSGSVNEADVRQMIGAVDKSYLYDLLAALAAQNGTVLMDKAAEMAGRAIGFDNALSELALLLQRLALLQTIPAAVAADDPERARLQQLAASLSGEQIQLYYQCAIRGKQDLTLAPEEYAGFVMTLLRMLAFAPLAAAKQPANGQISGSSLQDAPPESVAIAPIAAPNTDAPAVEPVVEQHRAAPEFQAASVAESVPSNTNADNADIPPWLDTEAEMVAEAEVIETAAGENEANPPANRSAYAAAPMVESAAQPVLAEPQVAAYTSQSATTAAEKQHHAVAATDVQAALASSPPASGTASPPIANTEQQDEAPATLPELTAANWPQIVAMLAHKLGAVQLFAQHSAVAAFDAASGHLQLALASEGEITADKARLQRLAEVLSAAYGRRIEVSTEAWQQDSGLETQAMRLQRLQQEARAAAQQQLEADSAAQSLISLFGAQWLPESLILKEAN, translated from the coding sequence ATGGCATATCAAGTATTGGCGCGCAAATGGCGCCCGAAAAAATTTGCCGATTTGGTCGGCCAAGAGCATGTGGTCAAGGCATTGGTGAATGCCTTGGGCAAAGGCCGCCTGCACCACGCCTATTTGCTCACCGGCACGCGCGGGGTGGGCAAAACCACCATTGCGCGCATTTTGGCCAAAAGTCTGAACTGCCCGCATGCAGAAGCAGGCGAGCCTTGCGGCGTGTGCGACAGCTGCACCCAGATTGACGCCGGGCGCTATGTGGATTTGCTCGAAATCGACGCCGCTTCCAACACCGGCATCGACAACATCCGCGAAGTGCTGGAAAACGCCCAGTATGCGCCCACGCTGGGGCGATACAAGGTTTACATTATCGACGAAGTACACATGCTGTCGAAAAGTGCCTTCAACGCCATGCTCAAAACGCTGGAAGAGCCGCCCGAGCACGTTAAATTTATTCTGGCCACCACCGATCCGCACAAAGTGCCGATTACCGTGCTCAGCCGCTGCCTGCAATTTGTGCTGCGCAACCTGAATGTACAGCAAGTGCACGATCACTTGGCGCATGTGCTTACCACCGAAAACACCGCCTACGAAGACGCTGCCTTGCAATTGCTGGGCCGCGCCGCCATGGGCTCTATGCGCGATGCACTCAGCCTGCTGGATCAAGCCATTGCCATGGGCTCCGGCAGCGTAAACGAAGCCGATGTACGCCAAATGATTGGCGCGGTAGACAAAAGCTATCTCTACGACTTATTGGCCGCACTGGCGGCGCAAAACGGCACCGTACTGATGGACAAAGCCGCTGAAATGGCCGGGCGCGCCATCGGCTTTGACAATGCCTTAAGCGAGCTGGCCTTACTGCTGCAACGGCTGGCCTTGCTGCAAACCATTCCCGCTGCCGTGGCCGCCGACGACCCCGAACGCGCCCGCCTGCAACAACTGGCCGCAAGCTTAAGCGGCGAACAAATCCAGCTTTATTACCAATGCGCCATCCGTGGCAAACAGGATTTAACCTTAGCGCCGGAAGAATACGCCGGTTTTGTGATGACCTTGCTGCGCATGCTTGCCTTTGCGCCGCTGGCCGCCGCCAAACAGCCCGCCAACGGCCAAATTAGCGGCAGCAGCTTACAAGATGCACCGCCAGAATCGGTGGCGATAGCGCCGATTGCTGCGCCCAATACCGATGCACCGGCAGTCGAACCGGTGGTAGAGCAACATCGCGCCGCACCTGAGTTTCAGGCAGCCTCAGTGGCGGAATCTGTGCCCAGTAACACCAATGCGGATAACGCCGACATCCCGCCGTGGCTGGATACCGAAGCAGAGATGGTCGCCGAAGCGGAAGTTATCGAAACCGCCGCTGGTGAGAATGAAGCAAACCCGCCTGCCAATAGGTCGGCTTATGCTGCCGCGCCTATGGTTGAATCTGCGGCTCAGCCTGTATTGGCCGAGCCTCAAGTCGCAGCGTATACCAGCCAATCAGCCACCACAGCAGCAGAAAAGCAGCATCATGCCGTGGCCGCAACAGATGTTCAGGCAGCCTTGGCATCATCGCCACCCGCCTCAGGCACGGCATCGCCGCCTATTGCCAACACTGAGCAGCAAGATGAAGCCCCTGCAACTTTGCCCGAGCTCACAGCGGCCAACTGGCCGCAAATCGTGGCCATGCTGGCGCACAAACTCGGCGCGGTGCAGTTGTTTGCCCAACATTCGGCAGTGGCTGCTTTTGATGCCGCCAGCGGCCATTTGCAATTGGCACTGGCTTCGGAAGGTGAAATCACCGCCGATAAAGCACGGCTGCAAAGGCTGGCCGAAGTATTGTCTGCCGCCTATGGCCGCCGCATTGAGGTTAGCACCGAGGCCTGGCAGCAAGACAGCGGCCTGGAAACCCAAGCCATGCGCTTGCAGCGCTTGCAGCAAGAAGCGCGGGCAGCGGCGCAGCAGCAATTGGAAGCCGACAGTGCCGCACAAAGCCTGATTAGCCTGTTTGGCGCCCAATGGCTGCCTGAAAGCCTGATTTTGAAAGAAGCCAATTAA